A stretch of the Capsicum annuum cultivar UCD-10X-F1 chromosome 8, UCD10Xv1.1, whole genome shotgun sequence genome encodes the following:
- the LOC124886474 gene encoding protein ANTAGONIST OF LIKE HETEROCHROMATIN PROTEIN 1-like, which translates to MNTRNLAALLSSLVAELLLLLAVIFPSTDTLYITNSSFNDYFSPLLLHFLSVSENIATLSLIPFSRKRKRTLFSEFDDPGGDGLTRFRFGELGRPDSFIRRNPDVFKKFFNLNSSSFDWLCGLLEPLLECRDPVDSPLNLSPETRLGIGLFRLATGANYTDVSSRFSVSVPVAKFCVRQLCRVLCTNYRFWVGLLNSGELESVSTRFESISGIPNCCGVICCVRFKVNEESIAAQLVADSSSRIISIIAGFRGNKTDFQVLESSTLFQDIENGTVLRNSQGLEINGVAVPKFLVGNGDYPLLNWLMLPFDDPVSQSNEENFNNAINLMRLPAVKAIESLRNWGVLSEPIEGKIRTVVASIGACSILHNMLLSREDYSAFCEDSNDYSFHKYQSSLTASDSVASAIRSALVTKAAEFQSQKQ; encoded by the coding sequence ATGAATACTCGAAATTTGGCtgctcttctttcttctcttgtTGCTGAACTTCTCCTTCTCCTTGCAGTAATTTTCCCTTCTACAGATACTCTTTATATTACTAATTCCTCTTTCAATGATTacttttctcctcttcttcttcattttctttccGTTTCTGAAAATATCGCTACACTTTCTCTCATCCCTTTTTCGCGAAAACGGAAACGTACCCTTTTCTCAGAATTCGATGACCCGGGTGGGGATGGTTTGACCCGGTTCAGATTCGGGGAACTGGGTCGACCCGACTCGTTCATAAGACGTAACCCGGATGTTTTCAAGAAGTTTTTTAATCTTAATTCTTCGAGTTTTGATTGGCTTTGTGGGTTATTGGAGCCTCTGCTTGAGTGTCGTGACCCGGTTGACTCGCCCCTTAATCTCTCTCCTGAAACCCGGCTTGGAATCGGGCTTTTTCGACTGGCTACCGGAGCGAATTACACCGATGTTTCGAGTAGATTCAGTGTATCTGTACCTGTTGCTAAGTTTTGCGTTAGGCAGTTGTGTAGGGTGCTTTGCACTAATTACCGTTTTTGGGTCGGGTTACTGAATTCGGGTGAGCTTGAATCCGTTTCGACTCGTTTTGAATCCATTTCGGGTATTCCTAATTGCTGTGGAGTCATCTGTTGTGTGAGATTTAAGGTTAATGAAGAGAGTATAGCAGCTCAATTAGTGGCTGATTCATCGTCAAGAATTATTAGTATTATAGCCGGTTTTCGCGGCAATAAGACTGATTTTCAGGTTTTAGAGTCATCAACTCTGTTCCAAGATATCGAAAACGGCACAGTTTTGAGGAATTCACAAGGTTTGGAGATAAATGGGGTGGCTGTGCCTAAGTTTTTAGTTGGTAATGGGGACTACCCTTTGCTGAATTGGTTAATGTTACCATTTGATGATCCTGTTTCGCAATCGAATGAAGAGAACTTCAACAATGCGATTAACTTAATGCGCTTGCCAGCCGTTAAGGCCATTGAGAGCTTGAGAAATTGGGGGGTTTTGAGTGAGCCGATTGAAGGAAAAATCAGGACTGTTGTGGCTTCTATTGGTGCTTGTTCAATACTTCATAATATGTTGTTATCAAGGGAGGATTATTCAGCATTTTGTGAGGATTCGAATGATTATTCATTTCATAAATACCAGAGCTCTTTGACTGCTAGTGACAGTGTTGCAAGTGCTATAAGAAGTGCATTAGTCACAAAAGCGGCAGAGTTTCAGTCACAAAAGCAGTGA